The window GTTTTACAACGTGAGTTCCTTGAAGATAGGGCCCAGGAAAAGCAGTATTAAGAAGATGGTTACCAAGGCATTCAACGCCAAGCAGattctttaaaaactgagaatgttGTTAATGATGGTTGAAAATTTCATCCGTGTTGCTGAGGATTTCATTCAATCCCTACTTTTTGCTGATGCAGGAATTTGTACATTTTACCTCTCAATGCTTGTTCTCCCCCAAAATATagcacccctaaaaaattttaagattttgccTTGTCTAATAAATAAAAGGtcatggtttatttgtttttttttggtcagaacTTCAAGCCCCAAGTTTCCCAAACAAGTACCCCATATTCTTTGTGGGAGCAGCAAGGTTCGGGACGGGGAGTACTCTTAACCTGTTGTAccacaaaatcaagagtagagtGTAATGCCACTAATTTGTCAGGAATTGTTGACTTAAAAGAGGCCACTGTGAGTATAGTAAAGTCACTTtaggggtgggggccggggaagTACCTCAAAGAGAAAGGCAACTGTTCCCAAGAGCAGCTGCAGCTACTGGCAGTGGAATTGCTTGGAACCAGTACAACTCCACGCAGCAAGAGGGACTGATTTATTTAGCAATGGTTAATGATTCTCCCAAGCAAACCCCAGGAGGCCCAGCTAGCAGTAAATACACTTTCAGGAAATCATCTACCCTTCCTAGAAGGATGCAGCAACCCTACAGCGAAGGGAGGTCCCCGGCCACCCGTACAATACATCTTTTAGTCCACTGCCCAGCTTCGAATGCCCCCAAAGAACTCCCTCCACAGCCTACCACAGCCCTGCCCTGTCGTGCTTACAATGTTCCCTAGGAGAGGTATCAAAGCCTAaagcagaaaaatcaagaaaagtgCACAATTTTTGGAAGGCCATCATTGAATGGTACCGGGGAACCCAGGTGGGTTGTCTAGCCAGGCCCCATTAGCTAATTTTGTGAGATTAGCTAGTTGGTGCTCATAGACTAGCATGTTCCAAAATGATATGTACATGTAACTGGTGGTTCTTGTGATAATGTTAGGTGGTACCTGaataacatttcttattttaatagtcAGGGTTTTTGTCTAATACATACAACTAGGAATACCAAATCTGTGATGTCACAAATATAATTACTTAGGGTGAGGCTGGGATTTTTTTCaagccaatttattttattttattttttgacatttatttatttttgagagacagagagagacagagcttgagtgggggaggtgcagagagagagggagacacagaatccaaagcaagctccagactctgagctgtcagcacagagcccgatgcagggctcaagcccacgaaccatgagatcatgacctgagccaaagtcagatgcttaacccctttttcaagttaatttaaaGATAAATCTTAATAAACAAAAGTAATGGGATAGCAAAACTAATTAGTTGTAACTTTTATATTGAGGTGAAGTCAGTGGAGTACTTGTAGAaactagtttttattctttttttcaactaATTCTTTAGGAATCTCTGCCAGaacttttaagacaaaaaaagaattccattttaacATCCTGTTAAAAATTACTGGATTTtgaggggaatctgggtggctcagtcagttaagcgtctgtctcttgacttcagctcaggccatgatctcacagtttgtgagttcaagccccgtgttgggctctgcactgatggtgaggagtctacttgggatgctgtctctctgccctctctctccttctccctctctctcaaaataaagaaatcaacttTAAGAAAATTACTTGATTTGGAGAAAGTCTGATCGGCAAAGACAGAGGCCCTGCTCTGGAGAGCCATGTCAGGGGGAGCAGAGATAGTAGATATTGGGTGGTGGAACAAGCTTATGAGGAGAGTGGGCCAGGACTCTGGGCACCCAGGGTAGGTCTCCAGAAAGGAAGGACAATCTGAGAAcctactgccttttttttttttttttttttttttttttttttgcaagaggcAGAATCCAGCAAATCACTGATATCACTGATGAAAATTTAGGTAGTACCAGAGAAATTTCCAATCCACCTAAGCCTCTTTGAGGCTTGTTTCCACAACAACCGGAGAGATCTATACAAAATGTCCAGGATGCTTTAAGAAAGAATGctcaactggggcacctgggtggctcagtcagttaagcgtccaacttgggctcggtgctgacagctcagagcctggaacctgcttcagattctgtgtctccctctctctctctgctcctcccccactcatgctctgtctctcaagaatgaataaacgttaaaaaaattttgaaaaaagaaagaaagaatgttcaTCAGGATAGTGTACTTTTCTATTTGTCACTTGATTGTAAATTTGGGATCCCCTGCATACCAACTCTGAACACACACACGCCACCACCCTCACTGCCACACTGCACACTCACTGACACTACTCCAGGGGTCCACTGTTGGGTGACAAGTAAAAAGATTCTTACATTCAGAAAGTCTTTCTTTAGTCGATTGTAGCTCATCAGATTCTTAGATGCTGGCTTTTTAATTCTCATACCTAGTGTAACAGAGACAGGCAGTGTGTAAGTGCTTATGGTAGAGTCTATCGTAGTATGAGTAAATGAAATTTACTAGTATTCCAAAATCACTTTTAATCAATAACTTCAAACACTCACATACATACTAGTTTCCCAGCCCCACCCAACATCTGTTACCACCACAACCTTCTCACATGTACAGTCTTTTTCAGAGGTGCTGCTGGGGAATGTTTCTCTGGGATTTCCCCCTCCTTTTATTTCTGCATCCTGCCATCCTTACTGTTAGGAGAGGTACAACAAAATAACGGTGCATGACAggaggaaagaagcagaaatgCAAAAGGCCTTGAATGACCTCAGACGCTGGAAGGGGTGAAAATATCAGATGAAGACCATCATTCAAATCAAGGCAGAACATGATGTAAAGTGGTAGGTTAGGACAGGACTTACCTGATTTTTCATAATTTGGAGGTGCTGGAGAAAAATCACCACACAGAATTTGGTGTGcctgtgaaaaatataaaaataaatgccagCCACTTTCACAAcaatagaaatttaataaaattctttttccagTGTTGTGCTTCCTCATTCAGAAGGCAGTTTGATACTGCTATCAAAACCCACTGTCGTAACAGACACCAACAGTGAAACCGAAAGACAGAATTGGGGGAGAAATGTATAAAGTAGGATAGGCAAAAGAGTACTATCTTAATATGGAGATAGCTTATACAAATCAATGAGAAGAAGCTGAACACCCTAatagaaaagtgggcaaaggaaaTGAATACAGTCAGTCATCATTATTCATGGATTCTGTAGTTTCCAATTTTCCTACTcgttaaaatttatttgtaaccccaaagCCAATACGTGCAGCACTTTTGAAGCGTTCAAGGACATGCACAGAGCAGTTAACAAGTTGAGTCACCTGATATGCACGTTTCCAGTCGAGGTCAAACCAGAGGTCActttgccttcttgtttcagctctcgtACTTTACACAAGTGTCCTTTTTGTGGCCTGTTTAGTGCCACGTTTTCTGCATTGTTATGCATTTTGTGAGTGGTATCACTTTTTGAAGTGGCCCCCAGTGTCATGCTGACGTGCTGTGTAACGTTCCTACGTGCAAGAGGACTTTGATGTGCCTTATGGAAAAGATACATTTGTTAGGGAAACTTCATCCAGGCGTGATTTATAGAGctgttggctgtgagttcaatgtCAGTGAATCAACAGTACATATGAAATAAGGTAgctttaaacagaaacatacataaatacaaatttacaGTTGAtgaaatgttgtgaccagaggctcacaggaacctgGCCCTACATTTCTCCTAGGAGCAACAGTTCCATAATGACCACTTCACTGTTAGTAGGGACTTTAGAAAACATAACTACCTTGAATTATGAAAATTGACTATCAGCACAAAAAAGCTATGAATAAGTAATAAGCAGAGAATGCTCAAACTCACTAATaatcaaggaaattaaaagtaaaaggaaagtaaaatatcTTCATCTATCCAATTGGgaaatactaaaattattttttaaagccagtgttagagaaaatataggaaaacagGCACTCTTGAGGACCGCTGGTGCATGAGGCCAATTTTCTGGAAGGCAATTTGGCCATATATCAAGATTTAAAATAAGCATAACAACTCCTGATCCAAGAATTCTACTTATGAGAAAGTACCCTGAGGAGATAATTGTACAATtgcaaaattttacatttaaatttactcatcactgcattatttacaatagttgcCGATTTGAAACACCTAAATGCCTAGCAATACAGGATATTTTTACATTGGGATATATCCAGTCAATGGAACATTATGTATCCATTGAAATGATAAATATTGCTAATACTGAAAGaatatttccatgaaaatattCAGTGATTAAAGCAGATTGCAGAGGACAGCAGATCCCATCAaggcattctgtgtgtgtgtgtgtgtgtgtgtgtgtgtgtgtgtgtgtgtgtgtgtgtttgtgtatttttacatATGCATAAATATAGAGAGACATTCCTGAGGAAGTTCACTAAAATGTTAATGACAATTATCgctggggggagggaaaggattTCAGATAATTTTTACTTCCGTCTctatttctctgtattatttgaaAGGTTACAATCAGAgaaaagctgtttttgtttttaaactgtcaATATAATCTATATAGTTATTGCCTTACATGGGAAAGAGGAATGTTGGTAACTGTAAAGAAGAGACACAACACCATCAGTTCACAATTTATAACCTTGGCTGTTTATCACTGTATCCCCATCAGCTAAAAGAAAGCTACACACATAATAAGCGTTCATAAATACATGTTTGATGAGTAagtaattttaaacaataaatagtTTTTTATGAAATATGCAGGGTACGATTGTTTAAGCGCTCTCCATGTCAAGGTCATTGAGAAATATTGGACTTACCACACTGTGCTTGACATCATGTGAATTTTTGAAAGAACTGGTCATATGAGGTAATAGTCCTGCATCCAAATGAAGAGGGAAAACCAGGATTAAACCCAGGGTTAGAGTAAAATCTCTTACATTCCCATTTGTACCATGCAAATGAATTGTACACACATTACTTACTTCCCTTTAGAATTTAACTGGTggaaaaattaagagtcaggtaAAAAGACACTGTGACTAAAAGTTAATGTTTAGTAAATATTCTGGAGCTTTTGAGGGtggaggtaattttttttatggtacacatttcaattttattttaaaaagaaaaccagactgATAATAGCTAAGGGGACATAGAAATTATACATCTATGATTcttaaaatgttatcaaaattATTCAGTTTTACATGTACTTTGGCTTTCTCTATGAGGTTGTCCTGACGTAAGCCTAAAGTAGAGACTGTGTTcagtctttattaattttcttaaattttaatccagtaaaaaataattatctatgTCCCCTTTCCCATCTAAAAATAGTTAACCTTTCAAAtgctgctctttttaaaaaagatt is drawn from Panthera leo isolate Ple1 chromosome B1, P.leo_Ple1_pat1.1, whole genome shotgun sequence and contains these coding sequences:
- the CB1H4orf51 gene encoding uncharacterized protein C4orf51 homolog isoform X2 → MSHFFYLTPQIILPFSPLTSQEFDLIRRMAGISWQNEARWSHSSVTTYAGSYRKKQLDESTRSRFSLKAGQHWPECNQVSSPHGSAFSPRLCRTGSPESTDAKGLLPHMTSSFKNSHDVKHSVAHQSPLARRNVTQHVSMTLGATSKSDTTHKMHNNAENVALNRPQKGHLCKVRELKQEGKVTSGLTSTGNVHIRHTKFCVVIFLQHLQIMKNQV